The Cygnus atratus isolate AKBS03 ecotype Queensland, Australia chromosome 16, CAtr_DNAZoo_HiC_assembly, whole genome shotgun sequence genome contains the following window.
tggccacGGCCTCGCGCAGCCCACCCGGCTGCAGGATCCGGATTACCTCCAAGGGGCTGGACCTGGGTAAGGGGCCGGCCGGGACCCCGCTCCCGGGGCCTGGGTAAGAGGCAGGTGGTGGCGCTGCTCGCGGGGCCCAGCCTGCGCCGCCCCCGTGGGGGGCAGCGGGAGAGGAGCCGAGGCACGGCCGGGTGGGCGACGCTGCCGGAGCACGGCGCAGCCTGCCTGCGGCCAGCCCGGGCTCGCTCTGCGTTGCAGTGAAGCAGGAGGGGCTGCGCTTcgtggagcaggagctggagaacaTCACGGTGTCGGACCTGCACGGGAAGGAGGGGCAGTTCCACTACAACATCAGCCAGTGAGTGCCGCCCTCGCCCCCCCCGCGGCGACCCCCGGCTCGGCCTCACCGTCCCCTCCCCGGCAGGGTCAAGGTGGTGGACCTGCAGCTGCCCTTCTCCGACCTGCACTTCCAGCCGCAGCAGCACCTCGCCTTCAACATCAACAACGCCTCCATCAGCCTGTGCTTCCGCCGCCAGCTGCTCTACTGGTTCTTGTGAGTTGCCCCGCTCCTGCCCGCCGGGCCACAGCCCCAGGGGTGCCGCGGGCACCTTGCTGCCCTGGAGCTGCTCGGAGCTGCGTGCTCCTCCCGTCTGTTCCCCTTGCTTCCAGTTACGACATCGGGTCCATCAATGCTTCTGCTGATGGCGTCCACATCCACACAGTGCTGCGGCTGGCCAAGGACGAGGTCGGGCGCCTCAAGATCTCCAACATCACGTGCAATGCCTCCATTGCCAGAATGCACGCAGGCTTCTCTGGCACGCTCAGGTACACCCGACCCCGCCGTGGCAGCCGTGTCCCTCTGCCAGGCCGGCTCTGCCCGCGCCCAGCTCGCCCTGTGCCAGCCCAGCGCGCCCAGGCTGTGCTGTCTTTGAGGCACAAGGGGTAGAGGGAcagggctggaggctgctgcagagctgctctgtcctgcaggaaGGTCTACGAGTTCCTGAGCACCTTCATTGTCACAGGGATGCGCTTCCTCGTCAGCCAGCAGGTAGGGCTGCGAGCGGGGACGGGGCACGGAGGCGATGCGgggcctcccccggccccgcagcaggaggggctgtccccagggaagGTGGAGGAGGGCCCCGGGTCCCCAGCCAGAGCAGGAGCCCTGGCCCCACTGCCGTGATTCCCCTCACCCCAGCCACGTCCCTTTCAGATCTGCCCGTCCCTGGAGCACgccagcctggtgctgctgaacTCCCTGCTGGACACGGTGCCAGGTGAGCGTTGTTCTGCGGGACAGGACCGAGCTGAGCACAGGACCGCAGGGCGTCCTGCAGGCTTCGTCATGGCAGCACCTCTTCCTGGCAGTGAGGAACTACGTGGACGATCACATTGGGATCGACTACTCCCTCCTGCGGGATCCATCCGTCTCCCCGGACACCCTCGACCTAGACTTCAAGGTGCACACCgcatcctgccctgcctcccccGGCTTCCCTCGGAGCCGCCCCGCGCCAGCGCGCACACCGGGCAGCACGGCGCAGGGCAGGCTGCGCTACAGCTGCAGAAACATCTGCTGCTCGCGGCCCAGGGCATGTTCTTCTACCGTGCGAGGGAGAGCCAGGAACTGGAGAACCACGCGGTGGAGCCGGTGATCAAGGAGACCGAGCGCATGGTCTACGTTGCCTTCTCCGAGTACTTCTTTGACTCAGCCATGCACGCGTACTTCCAGGCGGGCGTGCTGGCCATAGAGCTCGAGGGGGAGAAGGTAAGCAGCGCGGGTCGCCCGCTGGGcatgggcaggggctggggggagggaggcacCCAGGGGGAGGCGGGAGGTGCTGCccggggagcagctctgctgggggcAGCGGCAACAGCTCTCATCCACAGAGgtttctcctccctgcaggtGCCCAAGGACCTGGAGGTTTTGCTGAGAGCCACCTTCTTTGGGACCATCTTCATGCTGGTGAGAGGAGCTTGCCCCTGGGGGCCCTGGGTGTGTGTGGGGACACGGCTGTGCCCGGGGCTGGCTCACCCGCTGCCTCCCCAGAGCCCCGCCGTGGTGGATGCGCCCCTGCGCCTGGTGCTTCAGGTGTCGGCTCCCCCCCGCTGCGTGATCAAACCCTCGGGCACCTCCGTCTCCGTCTCCGCCTTCCTCAACATCTCGCTGGTGCCCGCGGGCCGCCCCGCCGTGCAGCTCTCCAGCATGGCCATGGTGAGCACTGCGCCCCCAGCACGCAGGGCAGGAg
Protein-coding sequences here:
- the PLTP gene encoding phospholipid transfer protein isoform X1 is translated as MAAGSRLLLLLLLPCLATASRSPPGCRIRITSKGLDLVKQEGLRFVEQELENITVSDLHGKEGQFHYNISQVKVVDLQLPFSDLHFQPQQHLAFNINNASISLCFRRQLLYWFFYDIGSINASADGVHIHTVLRLAKDEVGRLKISNITCNASIARMHAGFSGTLRKVYEFLSTFIVTGMRFLVSQQICPSLEHASLVLLNSLLDTVPVRNYVDDHIGIDYSLLRDPSVSPDTLDLDFKGMFFYRARESQELENHAVEPVIKETERMVYVAFSEYFFDSAMHAYFQAGVLAIELEGEKVPKDLEVLLRATFFGTIFMLSPAVVDAPLRLVLQVSAPPRCVIKPSGTSVSVSAFLNISLVPAGRPAVQLSSMAMETKLSAKVFLQGKALRVQLDLRRFRIYSKQSALESLALFSLQAPLKTLLQLTIMPIINERTRKGVQIPLPEGMDFTKEVVTNHAGFLTVGADLHFQKGLREVIEKYHAVPAAPTSPPAAPSADPRQL
- the PLTP gene encoding phospholipid transfer protein isoform X2; translation: MLRDVAVAARAGRGARYGVLPGAVCVVGSRAWRSARGRGVRAARCLSVLAGSRGPALRGRHPPVPPCLLPAAGPQGVAAGGLYKGRGTSASSKETPGATGVLPPSLPSRDSASPHQGSRGQVILCEMAAGSRLLLLLLLPCLATASRSPPGCRIRITSKGLDLVKQEGLRFVEQELENITVSDLHGKEGQFHYNISQVKVVDLQLPFSDLHFQPQQHLAFNINNASISLCFRRQLLYWFFYDIGSINASADGVHIHTVLRLAKDEVGRLKISNITCNASIARMHAGFSGTLRKVYEFLSTFIVTGMRFLVSQQICPSLEHASLVLLNSLLDTVPVRNYVDDHIGIDYSLLRDPSVSPDTLDLDFKGMFFYRARESQELENHAVEPVIKETERMVYVAFSEYFFDSAMHAYFQAGVLAIELEGEKVPKDLEVLLRATFFGTIFMLSPAVVDAPLRLVLQVSAPPRCVIKPSGTSVSVSAFLNISLVPAGRPAVQLSSMAMETKLSAKVFLQGKALRVQLDLRRFRIYSKQSALESLALFSLQAPLKTLLQLTIMPIINERTRKGVQIPLPEGMDFTKEVVTNHAGFLTVGADLHFQKGLREVIEKYHAVPAAPTSPPAAPSADPRQL